The Acropora muricata isolate sample 2 chromosome 7, ASM3666990v1, whole genome shotgun sequence genomic interval GGCCGCGACGGCGTGTTAGCCTCTGGCTAAAGTCGGCTTAAAGTCTAATTTTTCTGGTGGGTCAGTGTGTGTGTGTACGTAGTCTGACTCCGACCTATGTTTGTTAAGACAATTTGCATACTGACCACCTAGCAATTTTACCGTATTGGTTATTTAGGTAGTCAGTACCCTGTTTTGTCTGTTCACTTTTCTGTTTCCTTCAAATGTAAATAACTGTAATACCAAAGGTCATTGTTgttgcaaaaacaaacaaacgacaacaacaacaacaaaaaaaaaaacgagaacaCCCTTATGATCTCAGGAATGAAGAGATATATGTCCGGATTTATGTCTATGGATTCAAGCTGATTTCGATTCACGTTACACAGTGTCCTCTCTGACTTTTACTCGAGTCCATGCAACGTTACGTTTTTCCCGAACAAAGTGTCGTTTAAATTCAGCTTCTCTAGGAAACATAGACGTTTGTGAGAACCCGCTGTACCACCCGAAAACAATTAACTCGTACTTCAGGCGCTAACCTTAACGAAACACTGATGACGGCTCTCGTGGCTTAAAGCTCACGAAATGTACTTTGTGACAAAATCGATTACGAATCGGCATCAAATCTTAGAGCCCTTACCATTTGTTAGAACTGGCCGCAGGGTCGAACAAGTAAAACATATCTATTTCGCCGAAATGGAGAAAGCTGTTCATCCTCAAAGAGCAGAGTCGTTTTGGCCAGAAACATAGATAATAGTAGTATATTTAAACCTGTTTAGTCGGGCGAAAGCCGACTCTAGGTTTTCCAGCGTATTTCGTCACAAATGCCTGTCACGCGCAACGGGCAATACCGCAGACACGTAATGAAGGCTCAGTGTTCATTAGGTAAGGGCGTCTTTTTGATTAGCGATGTTTTCACGCTGAAATACATGTTTTTCTTCTGGCGAGATTACGGTTTTCATGATCTTTCGTTGAGACATGCATATCTTTCCATGTACTACACATCCTGTTTTTAGAACAACTGCACAGCCCTCGCTCATAATCGTCGCCCTTGGCATGATCAACACAGGTGTAGCAACGGCTCGACTTACGATCTCAGGTCATCTTGTTTGACTAACACTGGTGATTTTTCGTGTATAAAGAGATcagtaaataaatattaaaatggCTCTCAGTTCGGGATTTATGGCACAGACCGATCCGGCAACGGGTTTGACAAACAGTAATCGCCCTTTCGCCTTTTGTGTCACCACACTGTCCAGGAGCCCATGAGATGGAGCCTCcgtctcccatacaagcccttcgAGTCAACCCtgtcccgagtagatttatacaTAGAgcggttccctgaggaggtttcgcgtgCTGATAGAGAAAACAGCCAATGGAATATAGAAATGACAGTAGTATTGTCTTTCATCAAACAGCTGGAACtaagcgcattcatgcgattcaagcgcatgACATAAGGAAATGGTTCTATTtctaaatctactcgggaaacgtttaactcaagaaattaatgaagaTGGAGGCTCCCTCTAATGAGCTCCTGCACTTTCTTATTCTTTAAATAGCGTGCGTGGCTTGATTTCTCATTACTTTGCTTATAGATGGTTTAAAGAAGACATCAACCCTTATACTGGACAACTAGACTGGCTCTTTACAAACACATATTGGAATAGAAACTGGGCAAGTTGTCCAGATATTTTTTAGACAAATCAAAGGAAGAAGTGATCTCTGGCTCGTGAGCAGTTGTACCTCCCAACAGTAAAGCTCAGCATCTGGAGTCTCTATCTTTTTCCGCAGGCTGTGATGCAACTCTAAAGAAATTTCTTTGCCTCGCCAAAGATTACGAGTGTTTGAACCTCAAGTGTCTGAAGCCtgctttttttactttccaagCAAGATCACCGAGGACTCTATGACGTTTTCCCTACAAAGGTTCTACTATGAGATTGAAAGACTTAGAGAAACTTTATATCAAGCCGTATAAGAATTCCTATGATAACTATTTAGTAATATTATATTTTCTATTAAGCAAATGGAACTTGCAATGGCCCTCCCGCCCTCGACTCGATATTATTCTCGTTCCCAGAACCTTTGGCTATTGTAGAAAAAACGCGGAAGCCTTGGGGACGAGAAGACAGGTTAAAAGCTGATCAATTCATAATTGCCACGGGTCTCTTAATTAAATGGAATGATAGGTTATAATTGGCTGGTCGACCTGCTGTGGTTTCGGGCACAAATTTAGATCGCCATGACGTCacaattgttcaatttttaGGTCGTCCAAAGTTCATCAGAATTTCTGAGGGCCAGACAGAGTTGAATATTTAAAGATAATTTATACTTCAAATGATCCTAAAGTTGCTGGGATGTTATGCACATCTTGGTGGTTATAAAGTGAATGTAACGGGTTCAATAGGTGgtattttaattgaaataaataagagGATTGAATTTTACACTTGTCATGGAAAAACTTGCTCAATTGGTTTTGTTGTGTTCTCGTTTCCGTAAAGCGTCGGTAGCGTTCGTGCTCTTTTAAATTGCTTGGAAATGAACAATGTGAACGTGGTTTGGAGCTTCAGAAGGTGGCCATGTCATGGTGTTTTATCTTGAGACTTCCACGTCATCGCTCCCCAAGGGGATGTATAACTGGGAATACCACTGACATACTGCCGTGGGGGGAGCCAGGTGATGTACTTGCTTCTCCGACGTCCAATCAAGTGCCAGGTTGCTTCATGTTAGAGAAACCATCATAGGCCTCTAATCTTCAGCCGGGTTGGCCTCAATGACTCGCGTGCGATTTCAAATCTTTGTTTCGAcgccaatttttaaaaacatttcttcTTGACTGTAAGGGACGACTCTTTCATGTCTCCTAAGAAACCATTGTAGGCACAGGACAACCAATCCAATTTCGCGCTTTGTAATTTTGCATAAAACCTCATAGTCACCTGATAAACCCAGCGAATGACGCCCAAGTACTCaccaaattacaaaaaaaacgTTTCAAACAGATGGTGCTTCAGTTGATCAGAACAGAATTCTTTGAATAATGGAGTTATCATGACTGACCAGTACTGCCAACATTTGCAGGTCCTTCTGCGGCGACTTTTGGAATCTCAAAAGACGGCACTGTTATCGTTAAGTGTGCTACACTTTGGGTTTTGTCCCGTTGCTACACTTGGAAACGCTCTGGCTATTCGCGCGTTGTGGAAAGCTTCGTCGTTACCTCCTAATTTCAGGAAGCTGTTGCTGAGTCTTGCTTTCTGTGATCTGGTAGTTGGATTGTTCGCTCACCCAACTTTAGCAGCGGTGTCCGTAATATCAGCGGCTTTGAAGCTTAACGTACAATGTCAACCAATTTTAactatttctttctttgtaacGTTTTGTGTCGCTTGGGCATCGTTCCTAAATGTAACGGCCATTGCTGTTGACAGACTTCCGGCTATTTCTCTGCATCTGAGATACGCAGAACTTGTGACCTCCAAACGTGTTACAATAATCTTAGTTGCAATATGGCTGATTAGTTGTGTCTTTTCTCTTGTTCCTCTGAAGGACGACTTCTTTGTAGCAGTTTCGATCCTTGGATCAAGCGGTTTTCTGTTGACAACATTTGCATGCGTCTACGTTTACATAGTGGCGAGATATCATCATAATCAAATTCAAGCTCAATTCCAACAGCAAAATGCGCAAGTAATTGTGCTCCTCCGTGAACGAAAGTCTGCCTTGAATGTAATGTACATTTACATTGTGTTTGCCGCTTGTTATCTGCCAATACTTTGCTCAACGTTTGACGACGCAATAACAGGAAACCCATCGGTCCTCACACCGTTTGCagtatttttggtttttttcaaTTCCTCCTTGAATCCTTTGGTTTACTGTTGGCGGTTAAGAGAGGTTCGCCAAATTATGAAAGACACTTTGAAGAAATTCTTTCGTCTTGAGGTGTAGTTGTTCTTTAAAGCTTTCATTTCTTCGCCGCAGGCATTTAATTTCATGATTCCCCTTTTAATAATACACAGCTTGTATATTTAAGGAATAACTTTTATTATTAACTGGACGAAACGATACCTTGAAGAATTGTAATACTACAAGGAGTATTTCCAAACATATTAAAACTTGCTAACTTCGAAGTTTCTGTTAAGAAGATATTCAAATTAAGCTGTACTGGATAGTCCCGAAAGTAAGATTCCTGGGAATGGTCTTGACCCGAAGTCCCCTTCACACATGGGCTGGATTTTGAACTATGCGTCGTTTGAgatatttctgtacatttcccGGAAACTGAGTAACATTGATTATTATGGGGAGTTAGAGAGTGATTCAGCTTTCAAGTTATCTTGAAGTTAATCAATTGTTTGGAAGCAGGGTAAATTTTTTGTATCTGTCGGTTTTGAAAACTTATATAACGAGAAATATGCTCTCTACCTTTTTCGTTTTCGATCACG includes:
- the LOC136923975 gene encoding adenosine receptor A2a-like is translated as MTDQYCQHLQVLLRRLLESQKTALLSLSVLHFGFCPVATLGNALAIRALWKASSLPPNFRKLLLSLAFCDLVVGLFAHPTLAAVSVISAALKLNVQCQPILTISFFVTFCVAWASFLNVTAIAVDRLPAISLHLRYAELVTSKRVTIILVAIWLISCVFSLVPLKDDFFVAVSILGSSGFLLTTFACVYVYIVARYHHNQIQAQFQQQNAQVIVLLRERKSALNVMYIYIVFAACYLPILCSTFDDAITGNPSVLTPFAVFLVFFNSSLNPLVYCWRLREVRQIMKDTLKKFFRLEV